From Solwaraspora sp. WMMD1047, the proteins below share one genomic window:
- a CDS encoding DUF6262 family protein, whose product MTRTVSSQRIDAAIAARRRTTSSMLDRVRAVLHDMRRERSPVTVSAVQRRANVSRTFLYQNTDARRLIRETATEANAQRSQTQAAAAAATEAAWRERALNAEDGLKTAYQEIHDQRARIGELLGRIRDLELDLPEDAVQRLVTENTTLKQQIRTLTADAKNLNERLAAARENNRSQDKQIAELQAELLDQPQVTRHLRPL is encoded by the coding sequence CGCAGACGCACGACTTCGTCGATGCTCGACCGGGTCCGTGCGGTACTGCACGACATGCGCCGCGAGCGCAGCCCTGTCACCGTCAGCGCCGTCCAGCGTCGCGCCAACGTGTCCCGCACCTTCCTCTACCAGAACACCGACGCTCGCAGACTCATCCGCGAGACAGCCACCGAGGCCAACGCCCAACGAAGCCAAACCCAGGCAGCCGCAGCCGCGGCCACCGAGGCCGCATGGCGCGAACGCGCGCTCAACGCCGAGGACGGGCTCAAGACCGCCTACCAAGAGATTCACGACCAACGCGCCCGCATCGGCGAACTCCTCGGACGCATCCGCGACCTCGAACTCGACCTGCCCGAAGACGCCGTCCAACGGCTCGTCACCGAGAACACCACGCTCAAACAACAGATCCGCACGCTCACCGCGGACGCCAAGAACCTCAACGAGCGGCTCGCCGCGGCCCGCGAAAACAACCGCTCACAGGACAAGCAGATCGCCGAGCTTCAAGCGGAACTGCTCGACCAGCCACAGGTGACTCGCCACCTGCGACCGCTTTGA
- a CDS encoding DinB family protein: MTTPQPDPPLAPDELVSTGSEREVLEAFLDFHRGVLVRKVSGVSAEDARRRLVPSMTTLAGLVKHMIGVERGWFERRLAQRSTEEIGSNVGGGEDSWVLADDETVEALVAEYERACEQSRRTAARFALEDTVPSPRLGRVSLRWIYVHMIEETARHVGHADILREQIDGATGVDG; this comes from the coding sequence ATGACGACACCGCAACCGGATCCGCCGCTGGCTCCGGACGAATTGGTGAGCACCGGCTCGGAACGGGAGGTGCTGGAGGCATTCCTGGATTTCCATCGCGGTGTGCTCGTCCGCAAGGTGTCCGGGGTCTCCGCCGAGGACGCTCGGCGCCGGCTCGTACCGTCGATGACCACCCTGGCCGGTCTCGTCAAACACATGATCGGGGTGGAGCGGGGCTGGTTCGAGCGACGCCTGGCGCAGCGTTCGACCGAGGAGATCGGCAGCAACGTCGGCGGCGGCGAGGATAGCTGGGTTCTGGCCGACGACGAGACTGTCGAGGCGCTGGTCGCCGAGTACGAGCGGGCGTGTGAGCAGTCGCGGCGGACGGCGGCCCGGTTCGCTCTCGAGGACACGGTTCCGAGTCCTCGTCTGGGGCGGGTGTCGCTGCGTTGGATCTATGTCCACATGATCGAGGAGACGGCTCGACACGTCGGTCACGCCGACATCCTGCGGGAGCAGATCGACGGCGCGACCGGCGTGGACGGGTGA